Genomic window (Marinifilum sp. JC120):
GACCGCCGGGAATAATCAGCTGGTCGTCTCTAACAAGTGCGGCAATAACAACATCAATGTCTTCGCCCAGTTGCTCACGGACTTTCATAAGCTGCACGCCCACAAGCGGACTATCATCGGGCAGCTTGACCCCGATCAATCGAACCTTGCCGCCAACAAAATCGTTGATTTCAACCGAACCGGGAACGCTCATTACCCTCAGGATGGATTCAACAACCTCTTCATCGGGGTTGATGATGGTGTCGATACGCAGGTCCCCTTCAGTGAACATATCGGGATACTTGGTGTAGTCCTCTTTCCTGATGCGGGCCAGCTTGATTATGGCTGAATTCAGCTTATTGGCAAGAAAAGTTGAGATGAGATTGATTTCATCTTTATCCGTCACCGCCAGAAAAATATCAGCTTCACGGACGCCGGCTTGTTCCAGAATTTCAGGACTGGAACCGGAACCTTGAATCGTCTGGACATCCAGAGAATCGGAAACTTTGCTAAGAGCTTTCGGATTCATGTCGATTACGACAACATCCTTGTTTTCACCGGAAAGACGTCTGGCTACATTAAACCCGACCTCTCCGGCGCCTACTATTATAACCCTCAAGAGTTACTCCTTGCGTATAACATCTGGCTACATTAAACCCGACCTCTCCGGCGCCTACTATTATAACCCTCAAGAGTTACTCCTTGCGTATAACATCTGGCGATAGACAGAAAAGTACTGTTGAAATCAATAGTTGCTTATAGCTTGATAGCTTAAATTCAGCAACAACAACTTTATTTCAAAGTGCAAAGAACGTAAAAAGCCCGTCGCACAAAGCGACGGGCTTAATTCGTCTATAAAGAATAAAAATCTTTTAAGACACTAAGCCATTTTGTTAACGGCTGCGCTGAGGCGGGAAATCCTGCGTGCTGCTGCACGAGCGTGGATAACCTTTTTGGTAGCTGCCTTATCAAGGGTAGCTGTAGCTTTGCGCAATGCGGTTGCTGCGAGTTCAGTATCGTTAGCTTCAACAGCGGAACGAACTTCTTTTACAACGTTTTTGATACGGGTACGTACCATGTTGTTACGCAGGTTGCGTTTAAGGCTCTGACGGTGTCTTTTGAGTGCGGATTTATGATTCGCCAAGGTATTTCTCCTTAAAATTAAATTCTATTTTTTAAACCCGGCTAGCCGGGATTGCGTTCAATCGAAGAGTGTCTTTAACCAATAACAGATATTTATGTCAAGGTTAAGGGGCATTTTTTTCTAAGAAAAAGTCTAGAGAAAAATCATCGAAACTCTTTTAAAGCCGGAGCCGCAGAATTAAACCTGCAAAGCTCCAAAATCAGCCAGCCTGCTAAGCCTGTCTACAAGCGCCTTAAGCAGGTTGAGACGGTTCATTCTAAGGCCCTTGTCTTCGCAGATAACCATAACATGATCAAAGAAAGCGTCAACATAAGGGCGCAGTTCGCCGAGGATTGCGAACAGCTTGGTAAACTCGTCTTTTTCACAAAGCTCCTCAAAACGAGCGGCAGTTTCATCAAGCTTAGCGGCAAGTTCTTTCTCCTGCGCTTCTTCCAACTTATCAACTTCAAAACCGCCAGTGAGCGACACACCTTGCTCACTGCCCTGTTTCTTGATGATGTTGGCTGCGCGCTTGAAAGTAAGCACGGCCTGTTCGAAACCGTCAGTCTTAGCAAATTCAGCCAACGCTTCGACTCTTGCCTTAAGAGCAGTAACATCACGGTAGCCGGCACCAAGAGCTGCATCAACAACCCTTGTTTCATAGCCTTTACCTGTGAAGTAGGCACGGAGTCTGTTGGAAATGAATTCTCCAAGCTTTTTGAGGAGTTCAGACTTTTCGAGTTTCCACTTGATATCTTTGGAATAACCTTCAAGGGCCATATCCATAATTTCAAGAATGTCTACTCTCAAGTCATATTGTATAATCATACGCACAATACCCAGAGCGGCACGCCGCAGAGCGTAGGTATCGTTAGCGCCAGTGGGGATCTTATTCAGACCGAAGCAACCGACCAGAGTGTCAGCCTTATCGGACATGGAAACAATAACACCGCCGAGAGTGGAAGGCACGGGGCTTTCCGGTCCGGCTGGCAGGTATTGTTCATACAGGGCTTTGCAGACAATGTCATCTTCGCCGCACTTGGAGGCGTAGATGCCGCCCATCTTACCCTGAAGTTTGTCGAACTCATTAACCATTTCGGAAACGAGGTCAGCCTTTGCAAGACGTCCGGCACGGGCCATTTCAGTCTGCAAGGAAGCATCGGTCTTACCGGCAATCAATGCGGCAAGGCGTTCCATTCTGCGAGACTTGTCACCCATGGAACCCAAAGGACCGAGGAATACAACATTATCCAGCTTGGCAAGCCATGTGTCGAAATCGGTCTTGAGGTCGTTCTTCCAGAAAAAGCGGCCATCTTCGAGTCTTGCACGAAGAACTTTTTCCCAACCCTTACGAACCAGTTCCACATCTTTGGGAACAAGGTTCAGAGTGCACAGGAAATGCGGGAGCAGTTCGCCGTCTTCCTTCTGGATACCAAAACACTTCTGGTGGCTTTCCATACTGGTCAGCAGCACTTCCTTGGGAAGTTCGAGGAAAGACTCATCAAAGTTACCGATGATGGGAACAGGAAGCTCAACAAGGTTGCTGACCTCTTCCAGAAGAGAGTCTTTCCAGACCACGGAGCCATTCAGTTCGGAAGCGAGCTTATCGCCTCCCTTGCGTACCTGTTCTCCCCTTTCAGTGGGAGAAATGATAACAGAAGACTTTTCTTTAATTACATCAAAGTAATCATCAGCAGAAGCAACTTCCCAAGGTCCGGCACCCATTACGCGGTGACCGAAAGTCTGACGCCCGGAAGGCATGCCAGCCATTTCAAATTCAACTACATCGGTACCGAACAGGCAAAGCAACCAGCGCAGCGGACGTCCGAAGGCGAAATCAAGGTTGCCCCATTTCATTTTCTTGGGAAAGGAAAGTTTCTTGATCGCAGTTACGCAAAGCTCAGGCAGGATGGAAATGGTCTCACCGCCGCCCACGGTTTTCTTGGCTGCAAGGTAATCACCTTTCGCGGTCTCAAGGGTGTAGATATCTTCAAGGGCGATTCCCTGAGATTTTACAAAACCCTCAAGAGCCTTGGTGGGGTTACCATCTGCATCATAAGCAATGCGGGCCGGAGGGCCGGAAACTTCTTCTTCGACCTTTCTCTGCATGGCTGCCATATCTTTAACAAAGACAGTCAGCCTGCGCGGAGTGGCAAAAGTTTCAACGCTTGCGCAATCGATCATGCTCTCTTCAAGAAGAGTGCTGAAAATATCTTTAATATCGAGACCCAGCCGGGGAACAAAGCGGGCAGGCATCTCTTCAATTCCAATTTCGAGTATAAAATCGGCCATTTTAGCTTCCGTTTTTTTAATCGTTTTCAAGCATGGGGTAATTCAGATTCTCGCGTTCTTCCGCATAAAGCTTTGCGGCTGCGGAAGCGAGATTACGCACTCTGCCGATATAGGTTGCCCTTTCAGTGATGGAGATTGCTCCGCGGGCATCAAGCATGTTGAAGGTATGGGAGCACTTCAGGCAGTATTCATATGCCGGACGAGGCAGCCCTTCTTCACAGAGCTTCTTGCTTTCAGCTTCATATTTATCGAAGAGATCCAGCAACATATTGGCGTCGCTGAGTTCAAAGTTATACTTAGACTGCTCCACTTCATTCTGATGGAAAATCTGTCCGTAGGTAACTTTGTCATTCCATTTAAGGTCGTATACAGACTCAACGCCCTGCAAATACATGCAGATACGCTCAAGGCCGTATGTGAGTTCAACGGAGACAGGTTTAAGGTCAATACCGCCTACCTGCTGGAAATAAGTGAACTGAGTCACTTCCATGCCGTTGAGCCATACTTCCCAACCAAGGCCCCATGCGCCGAGTGTGGGAGATTCCCAATCATCCTCGACAAAACGGATGTCATGCTCTTTAGCGTCAATACCTAGAATCTCAAGACTCTTAAGATAAAGATCCTGAACATCATCAGGAGAAGGTTTCAGGATAACCTGAAACTGAAAATAGTGCTGAAGCCTGTTGGGGTTTTCACCATAACGGCCGTCAGTGGGGCGGCGTGAAGGCTCAACATATGCGGTATTCCACGGCTCAGGTCCGATTACGCGGAAAAAAGTTGAAGGGTTGAATGTGCCCGCGCCGACCTCAATATCAAGAGGCTGAACAATGCAGCATCCGTAATCAGACCAGAAGTCCTGAAGTTTAAGTATAACATCTTGAAAATTCATCAAATTCCTCTCATCTAACAAACAAACATTTGTATTGATTCATTCCCATGCCCTGTACCGCGTACAGATGAAGGAAATGTCCGGTTTACAAACAAATAAACACAGGACGAACATAAATCCATCCTGAACAGACTGCCCTATCCGGGCAGATAAAATTTATATCTTCCGATAACCGTTGCCTTCCCAAATCAGTCCCATGTGGTAAGCCATGAAACGGTCCATCACGGAAAAGCACTCCTGCCGGATTTCTGCCGGAAGTTGCAGCATAATCCAACTGGCCGGTCCTGTATCCTGAATCCAGGCCAGAGTTCTCGCGGTTCCTGCGCTAATGGTTTCGCCCTGTCTGCCGTCAGAACAGTCCAGACATTTGAGCTGTCCCTTTTCAATATTGAAGATCACGGGACGGGAACTGAACAAAGGTTTGCCGCATTGAGCGCAAATTGTAAAGTCAGGATTGTATCCTTGCTCAAAAGCAACCTTGGCCCGGAAGAAAAGCGGGAAAAAATCATCCGGCTCCGTTTCTTCGATAACATCCAACATTTCGGTCAGTAGCTCAAAAACAGCACGGTTTCCATCGCGCTCTAAAACCGCAGACTCAATAAATTTCAAACAATTGGCGGCAAGACCCATTTTACGCAGGTTAGAACGGATTCCGGGATACCCTTTAATAAGACTCCCTTCCTGTAAAACCTGATACGTTCCGGTCTTGTTGGTGCCGGTTTTAAACAACACCTGAGAAAAAGGTTCGAGACATCCACCAAAACGTCTGCGGCTCCTGCTTCCCCCGAAGGCAAACGCGTTCTGCACTCCCCGAGAGGAAGACATGAAGCGCACCCACAAATCATTTTCTTTAAACCTTCCGGTCTTAAGAATTATTACTTTTTCAGTAAGTTCCATCTATTCCCATGACCGTACAGAAAACCGCTTATTAACGGGCTGCGGGGAAATCCAGTTTTTTAACCTTTCCTTTAGGTGCATCGAATTCAAAAGGCTTACCGTTGGAAAGAATTTCAACCCCGCCGCCATTACCGAGCTTGATTTTCAAGCTGTCCTTATAAGGAAATGTAAGAGTATCTCCTTCCTGAATTACATACTCTTTACCGTCACCGTCAACCACGGCCTCAAGCCAACATGCTTCACCGGGTTTAGCGGTAATTGCCACGATATTCCCGACCGGCTCAACTACAGCAACCGTTTCTTCTACAATCGGCTGCTCCACGGTTTCGGCCGCCTCTTCAACTTTATTCTCTATCGGTTCTTCATTCGCAGCTGGTTGCACGGCTTCAGCAGGAGCAGGTTCAGCCTGTTTCTCTTCAACAACCGGGGCTTCAGCTTTCTCTTCCAGTACAGTGGGCTTTTCCTGAGCATCCTCTTCTACGACAACTTCTGTCTGAGGAGCTTTCTGGGCACTGAAATAGGAATTATCGTGCAGATAGTACACCAAACCGCCGACGATTCCGACCAGAATCAAGACTAGAAGAATAGTTCCGGCAGGACTCTTCTTTGGACCCGGACCATAGTCAGGCTGAACAGATCCATCTACAACATCCTCTGCATCAGCAGTCCCGGTTCTCATAATTTGTGAAAACTCTTCACCTACTTCTTCAGCATCCAGCCCAAGAGCCTTGGCATAAGTTTTTACAAACCCTTTGGCATATACTTCGTGGGGAAATTCTTTCTGGTTACCACTTTCAATGGCATTAATATTCACGCGGCTGACTTTGGTGATCTCCATGATCTGCTCAATGGTCAACCCCTGCCTTTCTCGCTCATTTTTCAATCGGGAACCAAGCTCTTTTAAATCCATACGACCCTCTCGATACAGTCTGGCAGTAATGTTTCAAAAATCAATTTGAAACTGTCGTTAAAAGCCGCCCGCAGGGCAGCCGAGATCCGCTACAGTTCTCCCCGTTTATTTAAGCTCAATAACAGCCTTCTCCCTGAGCTTTTTTATAAAATCGGCAAATAAACCATCCTGTTTCTGACGGTAAAGCCGCTGATAAATTTCCTGCTTGCTGTCTTCGAAAGATGCTTCTTCAGTGTTGACGTAGGAATCAAGCTTGAGCAAAGCTTTAAAACTCTGAACTTCAAAAGGATTACTCACACCACCCGGCTTCAAACCTTCAAGGGCATCATGCCAGGTCTGAGCAAGATCGTCCCACTCAAGAACACCGAGATCACCGCCACTCCCCGCTCCGGGGCCGGTAGTGTATTTATCGGCTGCTTCTTCAAAACTGATTTCCCCGGCCAGAATCTGTTCACGAATCTGGTCGACTGATACATTTTCAGGGAAGAGAATCAATTTCAAATGCACACTTTTGGCAACCTCACCCTGATCAGTACGGGTGCTGTTCCATGCTGCCTTGATTTCATCATCAGTAACAACAACCTTACTTTTAATCTTGTAAGAA
Coding sequences:
- the glyQ gene encoding glycine--tRNA ligase subunit alpha, coding for MNFQDVILKLQDFWSDYGCCIVQPLDIEVGAGTFNPSTFFRVIGPEPWNTAYVEPSRRPTDGRYGENPNRLQHYFQFQVILKPSPDDVQDLYLKSLEILGIDAKEHDIRFVEDDWESPTLGAWGLGWEVWLNGMEVTQFTYFQQVGGIDLKPVSVELTYGLERICMYLQGVESVYDLKWNDKVTYGQIFHQNEVEQSKYNFELSDANMLLDLFDKYEAESKKLCEEGLPRPAYEYCLKCSHTFNMLDARGAISITERATYIGRVRNLASAAAKLYAEERENLNYPMLEND
- a CDS encoding helix-turn-helix domain-containing protein — encoded protein: MDLKELGSRLKNERERQGLTIEQIMEITKVSRVNINAIESGNQKEFPHEVYAKGFVKTYAKALGLDAEEVGEEFSQIMRTGTADAEDVVDGSVQPDYGPGPKKSPAGTILLVLILVGIVGGLVYYLHDNSYFSAQKAPQTEVVVEEDAQEKPTVLEEKAEAPVVEEKQAEPAPAEAVQPAANEEPIENKVEEAAETVEQPIVEETVAVVEPVGNIVAITAKPGEACWLEAVVDGDGKEYVIQEGDTLTFPYKDSLKIKLGNGGGVEILSNGKPFEFDAPKGKVKKLDFPAAR
- a CDS encoding SurA domain-containing protein gives rise to the protein MKRIIAGFLASMVICSASFATAEEKVVDGVVAVVNGEVVTMYELNRKMAPIMKQFKGRSLSAVETEQLKKIRQQILDRFINEIIIDQESKRLKVDVSTQDVETEIKAIKEKSNLSDEDFERQLELQKTNLTKFKEKIGKDIRKHRLLSYKIKSKVVVTDDEIKAAWNSTRTDQGEVAKSVHLKLILFPENVSVDQIREQILAGEISFEEAADKYTTGPGAGSGGDLGVLEWDDLAQTWHDALEGLKPGGVSNPFEVQSFKALLKLDSYVNTEEASFEDSKQEIYQRLYRQKQDGLFADFIKKLREKAVIELK
- a CDS encoding glycine--tRNA ligase subunit beta, whose protein sequence is MADFILEIGIEEMPARFVPRLGLDIKDIFSTLLEESMIDCASVETFATPRRLTVFVKDMAAMQRKVEEEVSGPPARIAYDADGNPTKALEGFVKSQGIALEDIYTLETAKGDYLAAKKTVGGGETISILPELCVTAIKKLSFPKKMKWGNLDFAFGRPLRWLLCLFGTDVVEFEMAGMPSGRQTFGHRVMGAGPWEVASADDYFDVIKEKSSVIISPTERGEQVRKGGDKLASELNGSVVWKDSLLEEVSNLVELPVPIIGNFDESFLELPKEVLLTSMESHQKCFGIQKEDGELLPHFLCTLNLVPKDVELVRKGWEKVLRARLEDGRFFWKNDLKTDFDTWLAKLDNVVFLGPLGSMGDKSRRMERLAALIAGKTDASLQTEMARAGRLAKADLVSEMVNEFDKLQGKMGGIYASKCGEDDIVCKALYEQYLPAGPESPVPSTLGGVIVSMSDKADTLVGCFGLNKIPTGANDTYALRRAALGIVRMIIQYDLRVDILEIMDMALEGYSKDIKWKLEKSELLKKLGEFISNRLRAYFTGKGYETRVVDAALGAGYRDVTALKARVEALAEFAKTDGFEQAVLTFKRAANIIKKQGSEQGVSLTGGFEVDKLEEAQEKELAAKLDETAARFEELCEKDEFTKLFAILGELRPYVDAFFDHVMVICEDKGLRMNRLNLLKALVDRLSRLADFGALQV
- the recO gene encoding DNA repair protein RecO gives rise to the protein MELTEKVIILKTGRFKENDLWVRFMSSSRGVQNAFAFGGSRSRRRFGGCLEPFSQVLFKTGTNKTGTYQVLQEGSLIKGYPGIRSNLRKMGLAANCLKFIESAVLERDGNRAVFELLTEMLDVIEETEPDDFFPLFFRAKVAFEQGYNPDFTICAQCGKPLFSSRPVIFNIEKGQLKCLDCSDGRQGETISAGTARTLAWIQDTGPASWIMLQLPAEIRQECFSVMDRFMAYHMGLIWEGNGYRKI
- a CDS encoding 30S ribosomal protein S20 translates to MANHKSALKRHRQSLKRNLRNNMVRTRIKNVVKEVRSAVEANDTELAATALRKATATLDKAATKKVIHARAAARRISRLSAAVNKMA